A genome region from Nocardia sp. NBC_01730 includes the following:
- a CDS encoding putative glycolipid-binding domain-containing protein produces the protein MTTPASDPEIPAESPRASRWPAILTWRAPDASRMESVRVTVNGNRIRAAGRMIGGAGADHPAFSASYDLVTDENGRTKRLSLRTTTAAGERQASIARDEENYWLVDSGGNHVRSTFAGALDVDVVLSPFFNTLPIRRYDLQHAVEAVQVPVVYVRLPDLLVQEATLIYSSAAEGISVLSPVSSATVTVDADGFLLDYPGLAERI, from the coding sequence GTGACAACCCCAGCCTCCGACCCCGAGATTCCCGCCGAGAGCCCGCGGGCATCCCGGTGGCCGGCGATTCTCACCTGGCGCGCGCCTGACGCGTCGCGGATGGAGTCGGTCCGGGTGACGGTCAATGGCAACCGCATCCGTGCCGCCGGGCGCATGATCGGCGGCGCGGGCGCGGACCATCCCGCGTTCAGCGCCTCCTATGACCTGGTCACCGACGAGAACGGCAGGACGAAGCGGCTCTCGCTGCGCACCACGACCGCCGCTGGCGAGCGGCAAGCCTCGATCGCCAGGGACGAGGAGAACTATTGGCTCGTCGACTCGGGCGGCAACCACGTCCGCTCCACCTTCGCGGGCGCGCTCGACGTGGACGTGGTGCTCAGCCCGTTCTTCAACACTTTGCCGATCCGTCGCTACGACCTGCAGCACGCCGTGGAGGCCGTCCAGGTCCCGGTGGTCTACGTCCGCCTGCCCGACCTGCTCGTGCAGGAGGCCACGTTGATCTACAGCAGCGCGGCCGAGGGCATCAGCGTGCTGTCCCCGGTCTCCAGCGCGACCGTCACCGTCGACGCCGACGGCTTTCTCCTGGACTACCCGGGCCTGGCCGAGCGGATCTGA
- a CDS encoding ABC transporter ATP-binding protein, with protein sequence MTTDTIVSKDVATQDAQVARDEVADWRGIASEDKEVTETGNLALADRSRLLLLDLVRPYRKLTAFALVLIVVDNVATVSAPLFVAHGLDTGIARGAEGNWHPLTLTVAGYLGSVLLGVLTTFFFLRVSGRLSQSVLFDLRVRSFTHIQRLSVAFHEKYTSGKVVARLTGDIETLQELLEGALNQALSAILSVLTIAALLIYLDKTLAVIVLAGFVPLVLVTRWAQRRQRAGYRRTRGAIAKVVVQFVESMGGMRAVQTFRREQRNEAVLAVEDGEYRRATTAAMRGMGDYAGLTRLLGNLTTVIVILVGAWRVIEGDLAVGVLAAYLLYLNEFYGPLDELAQVFNSYQSAAAALEKISGVLEEEPSVPEPAQPAALGKASGAIRMDKVWFGYGATSAELPDGPGGEVTRLPANSAAVVAEVAGSGESEGERDSRRKRPVLPEFTLDIPAGQVVALVGATGAGKSTLAKLLTRFYDPSGGSVTLDGVDLRDLSDADLRRNVVMVTQESYLFSGSVADNIRFGRPDATDAEVFAAARAVGLYDFVRSLSEGFATDVRKRGGRLSAGQRQLVAFARVFLADPAVIVLDEATSSLDIPSERLVQHALETVLRGRTAVIIAHRLSTVAIADRVLVLESGRIVEDGAPDELIVGTGRFAGLHAAWRESLV encoded by the coding sequence GTGACTACGGACACGATCGTGTCGAAAGACGTGGCGACACAGGATGCCCAGGTTGCCCGGGACGAAGTGGCCGACTGGCGCGGCATCGCGAGCGAGGACAAGGAGGTCACCGAGACAGGAAATCTGGCGCTGGCCGACCGGTCCCGGCTGCTGCTGCTCGACCTGGTCCGGCCCTACCGCAAGCTGACGGCGTTCGCGCTGGTGCTCATCGTGGTCGACAACGTGGCGACGGTGTCGGCGCCGCTGTTCGTCGCACACGGGCTGGACACCGGCATCGCGCGGGGTGCGGAAGGCAACTGGCACCCGCTCACCTTGACCGTGGCCGGTTACCTCGGCTCGGTGCTGCTCGGCGTGCTCACCACGTTCTTCTTCCTGCGGGTGTCCGGCAGGCTCAGCCAGAGCGTGCTGTTCGACCTGCGAGTGCGCTCGTTCACGCACATACAGCGGCTCAGCGTCGCATTCCATGAGAAGTACACCTCCGGCAAGGTGGTCGCCCGGCTCACCGGAGACATCGAGACGCTGCAGGAGCTGCTGGAGGGCGCGCTCAACCAGGCGCTGAGCGCGATCCTCTCGGTGCTGACCATCGCGGCGCTGCTGATCTATCTGGATAAGACTCTCGCGGTGATCGTGCTGGCCGGTTTCGTGCCTTTGGTGCTGGTCACCCGCTGGGCGCAGCGCAGGCAACGCGCGGGCTACCGCCGCACGCGCGGCGCGATCGCCAAGGTGGTCGTGCAGTTCGTCGAGTCGATGGGCGGCATGCGCGCGGTGCAGACGTTCCGGCGCGAGCAGCGCAACGAGGCGGTGCTCGCCGTCGAGGACGGCGAATACCGCCGGGCGACCACCGCGGCCATGCGCGGCATGGGCGACTACGCGGGCCTCACCAGGCTGCTCGGCAACCTGACGACGGTGATCGTCATCCTGGTCGGCGCGTGGCGGGTGATCGAGGGCGACCTAGCGGTCGGGGTGCTCGCGGCCTACCTGCTCTACCTCAACGAGTTCTACGGTCCGCTGGACGAACTCGCGCAGGTGTTCAACTCGTACCAGTCCGCAGCGGCGGCGCTGGAGAAGATCTCGGGTGTGCTCGAGGAGGAGCCGTCGGTCCCGGAGCCGGCGCAGCCGGCAGCTCTGGGCAAGGCGTCGGGCGCGATCCGGATGGACAAGGTGTGGTTCGGCTACGGAGCCACGTCCGCCGAGCTGCCCGACGGTCCCGGCGGGGAGGTCACGCGGCTCCCCGCGAACAGCGCGGCCGTGGTCGCCGAGGTGGCGGGCTCGGGCGAATCCGAGGGCGAGCGGGACAGCCGCAGGAAGCGACCGGTGCTGCCGGAGTTCACCTTGGACATACCGGCCGGACAGGTGGTCGCGCTGGTCGGAGCGACCGGGGCGGGCAAGTCGACACTGGCCAAGCTGCTGACGCGGTTCTACGACCCGTCCGGTGGCTCGGTCACCCTGGACGGCGTCGACCTGCGTGACCTCTCGGACGCCGACCTGCGTCGCAACGTCGTGATGGTCACTCAGGAGTCCTACCTGTTCTCCGGGTCGGTCGCCGACAACATCCGGTTCGGTAGGCCGGACGCCACCGACGCGGAGGTGTTCGCCGCGGCACGCGCGGTCGGTCTGTACGACTTCGTGCGGTCTCTGTCCGAGGGCTTCGCCACCGACGTGCGCAAGCGTGGTGGCAGGCTCTCGGCGGGTCAGCGGCAGCTGGTCGCGTTCGCCAGGGTGTTCCTGGCCGATCCCGCCGTGATCGTGCTCGACGAGGCCACCTCGAGCCTGGACATCCCGAGCGAGCGGCTCGTGCAGCATGCGCTGGAGACCGTGCTGCGCGGGCGCACCGCGGTGATCATCGCGCACCGGTTGTCCACGGTGGCGATCGCGGACCGGGTGCTCGTGCTCGAGTCCGGACGGATCGTCGAGGACGGTGCACCGGACGAGCTGATCGTAGGGACCGGCAGATTCGCCGGTCTGCACGCGGCGTGGCGCGAGTCGTTGGTGTGA